The Corynebacterium tuberculostearicum genome window below encodes:
- a CDS encoding ABC transporter substrate-binding protein encodes MRRFRASRALGSLAMAAAVGTLSACSAGHTAVVDTTQAGSDTAPSALTVASTSAATSLDFTTTGGAAIPAVLMDNVYETLVRIDEDGSITPGLATSWDISDDARTYTFHLRKGVTFSNGDAFNAETAAFSINYVREKWTNGIAAAMDPVDTATAVDDHTLKVRLNQPSNGWLWSMGTATGAMMTPHGMDNLAAQPVGTGPYEVSRFAPSEFVELHVRDGYWGKPAAQDVTVRYFPDTISSVNALQAGGVDVVWGVQNPELLDDVKEGIATEVGTTNGEVLLSMNNARAPFNDPRVRQAVAYAVDRSAANDILWNGMAKDTGGAPIPPTDPWFEDKHYYDYDPDKARQLLTEAGAEGAEITLTTPTLPYAQTVAELLYSQLTEVGFKVTLESAEFPAVWLGQVMGAKDYQMSLISHVEPRDVPTLFGDPDYYLNYDSPRTRELLDQADSAPEKDYPKLMAQAVDQIMADAGALTLMNMPNIVLTRAGVSGLHPDQVTNALILRDLTSADADAGAKTTAAENTGKEAR; translated from the coding sequence ATGAGAAGATTTCGCGCCAGTAGGGCGCTGGGCAGCCTCGCCATGGCGGCCGCTGTAGGAACCCTCTCGGCGTGTTCCGCGGGCCATACCGCGGTGGTCGATACCACCCAGGCAGGCAGCGACACCGCACCTTCTGCCCTCACCGTGGCTTCCACCTCTGCCGCCACCTCGCTGGATTTCACCACCACCGGTGGCGCCGCCATCCCCGCCGTGCTTATGGACAACGTGTACGAGACCCTCGTGCGCATCGATGAGGACGGCTCCATTACCCCAGGGCTTGCCACTTCGTGGGATATCAGCGATGATGCCCGCACCTATACTTTCCACCTGCGCAAGGGCGTCACCTTTTCCAATGGCGATGCCTTTAACGCTGAGACCGCCGCCTTTTCCATTAACTACGTGCGCGAGAAGTGGACTAACGGCATCGCCGCCGCCATGGATCCGGTAGACACGGCCACGGCAGTAGACGATCACACGCTCAAGGTGCGCCTCAATCAGCCGTCCAATGGCTGGCTGTGGTCCATGGGTACGGCCACCGGCGCGATGATGACGCCACACGGCATGGATAACCTCGCCGCCCAGCCGGTGGGAACCGGCCCCTATGAGGTTTCCCGCTTTGCCCCCTCGGAATTCGTAGAGCTGCACGTTCGCGACGGTTATTGGGGAAAGCCCGCCGCACAGGATGTCACGGTGCGCTATTTCCCGGATACCATCTCCTCGGTCAATGCGCTGCAGGCCGGCGGCGTGGACGTGGTCTGGGGCGTGCAGAACCCGGAGCTTCTTGATGACGTCAAAGAGGGCATCGCTACCGAGGTCGGCACCACCAATGGTGAGGTGCTGTTGTCTATGAATAATGCCCGCGCGCCTTTTAACGATCCACGGGTGCGCCAGGCCGTGGCCTATGCCGTGGACCGCTCGGCGGCCAATGACATTTTGTGGAATGGGATGGCTAAAGACACCGGCGGCGCGCCGATCCCGCCTACGGATCCGTGGTTCGAGGACAAGCACTACTACGACTACGACCCAGACAAGGCCCGCCAACTGCTCACGGAGGCCGGCGCGGAAGGCGCCGAAATTACACTGACCACGCCGACGCTGCCCTACGCCCAGACCGTCGCCGAGCTGCTGTACTCGCAGCTTACTGAGGTTGGTTTTAAGGTGACGCTGGAATCCGCCGAATTCCCGGCCGTGTGGCTAGGCCAGGTGATGGGGGCTAAGGACTATCAGATGTCGCTCATTTCCCACGTGGAGCCGCGCGATGTGCCTACCTTGTTCGGCGATCCGGATTATTACCTCAACTACGATTCCCCACGCACCCGTGAGCTTTTGGACCAGGCCGATTCCGCACCCGAGAAGGACTACCCCAAACTCATGGCACAGGCCGTGGACCAGATCATGGCGGATGCGGGCGCGCTGACGCTCATGAATATGCCCAATATCGTGCTCACCCGCGCCGGCGTGAGCGGATTGCATCC